A stretch of the Lolium perenne isolate Kyuss_39 chromosome 3, Kyuss_2.0, whole genome shotgun sequence genome encodes the following:
- the LOC127341690 gene encoding E3 ubiquitin-protein ligase At1g12760, which yields MDHPGNVTRHDHTIDIPRNDLTSPSTSHPHNHTDLDELNRNRGPPNEVPPVPEISGTTGFPDFRSASFTRRDQGNRQQNPLNSGLWISIELIVNLGQIIAAVTVLSVSKNEHPRAPLFEWVVGYIIGCVVTIPHLYWRYLHRNCQNIEQEPAAQGSSQRNLSESDSFAAISAVHAAEAVNEDNSTGVSRNNFPIASPRVYALVACLKLALDCFFAVWFVVGNVWIFGGRSNVHDAPNLYRLCIVFLAFGFIGYALPFILCTMICCCLPCIISMVGFHEDLDLNKGATTEVINALVAYKYKSMRIRDGDVGEDNGGVLAAGTEKERTVSAEDAVCCICLSRFSNNEDLRELPCGHVFHMECIDKWLKINALCPLCKSELGGSKDSPDTSSEGHPHVNRVGDDVESQR from the exons ATGGATCACCCTGGAAATGTCACTCGTCATGATCACACTATCGACATACCAAGGAATGATCTCACGTCACCGTCAACATCTCATCCGCACAATCATACTGACTTGGATGAGTTGAACCGCAACAGGGGTCCTCCAAATGAAGTTCCTCCTGTCCCAGAAATTTCTGGCACAACGGGGTTTCCTGACTTTCGAAGCGCATCTTTCACGAGAAGGGATCAAGGCAATCGTCAGCAGAATCCTCTGAATTCTGGCTTATGGATCTCAATCGAGCTTATCGTAAACCTTGGTCAGATTATAGCAGCGGTTACAGTGCTGTCGGTATCGAAGAATGAGCACCCACGGGCTCCACTATTTGAGTGGGTTGTTGGTTATATAATAGGTTGTGTTGTTACTATTCCCCATCTATATTGGCGCTATCTCCATCGCAACTGCCAGAACATCGAGCAGGAACCAGCAGCCCAGGGTTCCTCTCAAAGGAACCTATCCGAGTCTGATTCTTTTGCAGCAATTTCAGCTGTTCACGCAGCAGAAGCTGTGAATGAAGATAACAGTACTGGAGTCTCAAGAAATAATTTCCCGATTGCAAGTCCAAG GGTCTACGCATTAGTTGCCTGCTTGAAGTTGGCTCTGGATTGTTTCTTTGCTGTGTGGTTTGTTGTGGGGAATGTGTGGATATTTGGTGGCCGCTCTAATGTCCATGACGCTCCTAACTTGTACAG GCTGTGTATAGTGTTCCTTGCGTTCGGCTTCATTGGCTACGCGTTGCCTTTCATCCTCTGCACGATGATATGCTGCTGCCTACCCTGCATAATCTCCATGGTAGGCTTCCACGAGGATTTGGATCTTAACAAAGGTGCCACCACAGAGGTAATCAACGCGTTAGTGGCGTACAAGTACAAGTCGATGAGGATTCGGGATGGAGATGTGGGGGAAGATAATGGCGGAGTCCTGGCGGCTGGAACTGAGAAGGAGCGAACTGTTTCTGCAGAAGATGCT GTTTGCTGCATCTGTTTATCGAGGTTCTCGAACAACGAAGATCTACGAGAGCTTCCGTGCGGGCACGTCTTCCACATGGAATGCATCGACAAATGGCTCAAGATCAACGCGTTGTGCCCTCTTTGCAAGTCTGAGCTAGGCGGGTCAAAGGATTCTCCCGACACTAGCTCCGAGGGCCATCCACACGTCAACAGAGTAGGAGACGACGTCGAGTCACAGCGATAG